A single window of Ornithorhynchus anatinus isolate Pmale09 chromosome 3, mOrnAna1.pri.v4, whole genome shotgun sequence DNA harbors:
- the PPA1 gene encoding inorganic pyrophosphatase isoform X2, with amino-acid sequence MSRYSVEERAAPHSFDYRLFLKNEKGQYISPFHDIPIYAEKNVFHMVVEVPRWTNAKMEIATKDPLNPIKQDVKKGKLRYVANVFPHKGYIWNYGAIPQTWEDPGHKDKDTGCCGDNDPIDVCEIGNKVCARGEVIKVKILGTLALIDEGETDWKIIAINVEDPEAANYNDINDVRELKPGYLEATVDWFRRYKVPDGKPENQFAFNAEFKNKNFAIDVIKNTHDHWKTLVTKKTDGGEINCTNTTVADSPYKCSPESAKAIVDALPPPCESACVPTADVEKWFYYQKN; translated from the exons aaaatgaaaaaggaCAGTACATATCTCCATTTCATGACATTCCTATTTATGCAGAAAAG AATGTGTTCCACATGGTTGTGGAAGTACCTCGCTGGACAAATGCAAAGATGGAG ATTGCAACAAAGGACCCTTTAAACCCAATTAAGCAAGATGTCAAGAAAGGGAAACTCCGTTATGTTGCAAATGTGTTTCCTCATAAGGGTTATATCTGGAACTATGGTGCCATCCCCCAG ACTTGGGAAGATCCAGGACATAAAGACAAAGATACTGGCTGCTGTGGCGATAACGATCCCATTGACGTATGTGAAATTGGAAACAAG GTGTGTGCAAGAGGAGAAGTCATCAAAGTGAAAATTCTGGGTACATTAGCTTTGATTGATGAGGGTGAAACTGATTGGAAAATCATTGCAATCAATGTTGAAGATCCCGAAGCAGCCAATTATAATG aTATCAATGATGTCAGAGAGCTGAAACCTGGATATCTAGAAGCAACCGTGGACTGGTTTAGAAGGTATAAGGTGCCTGATGGAAAACCAGAGAACCAGTTTGCATTTAATGCAGAATTCAAAAATAAG AACTTTGCAATTGATGTCATAAAAAACACTCATGATCACTGGAAAACTTTGGTAACCAAGAAGACAGATGGAGGAGAAATCAACTG cacAAATACAACTGTAGCTGACAGCCCTTATAAATGCAGTCCAGAATCTGCTAAAGCCATTGTGGATGCA TTACCACCACCCTGTGAATCTGCCTGTGTACCAACAGCAGATG TGGAGAAGTGGTTCTATTACCAGAAGAACTAA
- the PPA1 gene encoding inorganic pyrophosphatase isoform X1, with the protein MSRYSVEERAAPHSFDYRLFLKNEKGQYISPFHDIPIYAEKARSIKLHCLSSASFFKNLSLGQKNVFHMVVEVPRWTNAKMEIATKDPLNPIKQDVKKGKLRYVANVFPHKGYIWNYGAIPQTWEDPGHKDKDTGCCGDNDPIDVCEIGNKVCARGEVIKVKILGTLALIDEGETDWKIIAINVEDPEAANYNDINDVRELKPGYLEATVDWFRRYKVPDGKPENQFAFNAEFKNKNFAIDVIKNTHDHWKTLVTKKTDGGEINCTNTTVADSPYKCSPESAKAIVDALPPPCESACVPTADVEKWFYYQKN; encoded by the exons aaaatgaaaaaggaCAGTACATATCTCCATTTCATGACATTCCTATTTATGCAGAAAAG GCACGTTCCATAAAGTTACACTGCCTATCCAGTGCAAGCTTTTTTAAAAACCTCAGCTTAGGGCAAAAG AATGTGTTCCACATGGTTGTGGAAGTACCTCGCTGGACAAATGCAAAGATGGAG ATTGCAACAAAGGACCCTTTAAACCCAATTAAGCAAGATGTCAAGAAAGGGAAACTCCGTTATGTTGCAAATGTGTTTCCTCATAAGGGTTATATCTGGAACTATGGTGCCATCCCCCAG ACTTGGGAAGATCCAGGACATAAAGACAAAGATACTGGCTGCTGTGGCGATAACGATCCCATTGACGTATGTGAAATTGGAAACAAG GTGTGTGCAAGAGGAGAAGTCATCAAAGTGAAAATTCTGGGTACATTAGCTTTGATTGATGAGGGTGAAACTGATTGGAAAATCATTGCAATCAATGTTGAAGATCCCGAAGCAGCCAATTATAATG aTATCAATGATGTCAGAGAGCTGAAACCTGGATATCTAGAAGCAACCGTGGACTGGTTTAGAAGGTATAAGGTGCCTGATGGAAAACCAGAGAACCAGTTTGCATTTAATGCAGAATTCAAAAATAAG AACTTTGCAATTGATGTCATAAAAAACACTCATGATCACTGGAAAACTTTGGTAACCAAGAAGACAGATGGAGGAGAAATCAACTG cacAAATACAACTGTAGCTGACAGCCCTTATAAATGCAGTCCAGAATCTGCTAAAGCCATTGTGGATGCA TTACCACCACCCTGTGAATCTGCCTGTGTACCAACAGCAGATG TGGAGAAGTGGTTCTATTACCAGAAGAACTAA